The window GGTGTCCCAAGCCATGTCTACCAAATGGCTCCAATCCAAATCGCTGGACAAAGCCCACTGGCGAGGCGGCTTGTTGCCGGCCAATCGATGCATCTCGGCTTCTGGAACGACGCCCAGGTCAGTCGTGGACTTCATCCAGTTGCGGAGCTCAGATCGCATTGCGTTGAGTTTGTCCGCATGAGCCGGATTGGAAACCAAGTTGTTGACTTCATCCGGATCTGCCTCCAGATCGAACAACTCTTCCAGCGGTTTGACTTGCCAAACTTTCGATTGAGCTTCGTTTAGTTCTCCCGCATCGAACATCTTCTTCCAAATTTGAGTCGTTGGCGTTTGGAACATGTAGTCGATGTAAGCGAAGTAGATCCGCTCGGGGTGGAAGTGGCGGATGTAGACGTAGCGTCCATCCGTGCAGCTGCGAACCATGTCGACTCGTTCGTCCATGCGTCCGCGATACCCGAACAAATAGTCCTTCGGTTTTCCATTGAGCTGGCCAGCAAAGGGAACGCCCTGCATCGTGGATGGCAATTTCGCACCCGCCAGGCTGATCGCGGTTGGTCCCATGTCGACAAAGCTGACCATTCGATCGCTGACGCCACCGGAGTTGTAATCCGCGGGCGCGAGGTGTTTGTACTTTTCAGGAACATGCAACAAGAACGGAACATGCAATCCCGAGTTGTATGGCCAACGTTTGCTACGCGGCATGCCACTGCCGTGGTCGCCGTAGTAGAAGACGATGGTCGAATCCGTCAGCCCGTCTTCTTCGAGTTGCTTGAGTATCTTTCCGCACATCGCGTCCATTTCGGTCAAGCGATCGTAGTACTGCGCCCAATCGCGGCGGACGGTGTGAACGTTGGGTTGATACGCGGGCACGGGGGCTTTGTCGGGATCATGGACCAGCGTGTGCTCGTTGCGAATCTTACTCTCGTGGCTGATCGTGAAGTTGAAGACCGAGAAGAAAGGTTGGTCCTCTCGTTCGCGATGGCGGAAGTGAGCTTTGCCATCGCACTCGTGCCAGCTTTGAATTGCGGCCGTGTCGGCGAAGTTGTAGTCGGTTTTGGAATTGTTGGTGCAGAAGTATCCGGCTTCCCGAAGCACGTTTGGATAGAACTTAAAATCTTCTGGGACCCGCACACCGCTTCGCATGTGTTCGCCACCCAGGCTGGTCGCATACATGCCGGAGATCAACGTGGTCCGCGCCGGTGCACACACGGGTGCGTTGGACCAACATTTTTCGTATCGCAACGAGCGTGTGGCGAGTTTGTCCAGGTTGGGAGTGTCGGCGTATTCATCGCCGTAGCAACCCAGTTGCGGGCCGTTGTCCTCACTGGTCAGCCAAAGAATGTTTGGTGGAGGCAACGCATCGGAATCCGCTGCATCAACGGAGCTCAGCAAAGCGGGCGAAAGGAAACAGCAGCCGACCCAAGCGGCAGCAATCCAATATTTGATCATGGTGGAGATCTTTGGTGTGAGGCGGGAGATTGTGGGGGAACAACCCGTGGCCTCACATGGTAACCGAACACGAAAGCATGCGCGCGATTGGCTACCGAGTCGTTGCTGGTTTTTGTTTAGGAGTTTTGGGCGTAAGGAATCGTCCCAGCGGCGAGGCCAGCAATGCGGGCAGCAACAGGACATCGCCCACCAAGGCAGCAAGTAGCAATCCGAACATCATGAACGCGAATCGCTGGGTCGGTTGAAAGTCCGACAATCCATAAACCAAAGGCGAAATGGCGCAGACGGCGGTTGTCTGCCACATTGCGGGGCCGCATTTGTGAAGTGCCGCGAGCGAGGCTTCCGTTCGTGCCTTTCCTTTGCGGGATTGGCTTTGGAACTTGGTCAAAAAGTGAATGGTTCCGTCGACGGCAATCCCCAACGCGACGCTGGCGGTCATCACCGATCCAATGTCGAGCGGGGTTTCCAGCAAGCCCATCGTTCCAAACAAAGTGATCGTCGGAAACAGGTTCGGGAACATCGCAACCAATCCGCCGGTAAAGCTTCGCAGCAACAACATCATGATGATTGCAACGATGCCGAAGGCCGCAAGGAAGCTGCGAAACAAATCCTGCAGCAGCACATCCTGTGACTCCGTCGTCATCGGAACGCCACCGGTGAATTGTGGCGAGATCCCTTCACCGGCTGATTCCAGAATGGGGATGACTTCCGCCTGCACACGTTGGAACTCGGTGCGGTAGTCGATCGCTTCGTCGAATGGGAATCGAAAGCTGATCCGCCAAAGTTGATTTCCCTTTTTGTCGATCGCGATGTAGCCAGCGTCTTGCAACGGCGAGTCAGGATCCTCCAGTTGCTTTCGGATATTGGCTTCCAAGACGGTTGATCGAATCGATCGACTTTTCTTGGACGGTGGGCTGGGCAAAAATGAGCGAGCGGAGAACACACCGCCAACCAATTCGGTGGACCGGAGATGGTCGTCGACATCGCGAACCAATCGAAATCGATCGATGGGATCGGGCATCGAGTCAGGTGGGAACTGGACGACGACTTCGGCGTTGATGGTCGGGCCGATGTGTTCTTCAAACCATGCGTAATCCGTCCGAATGCGACTGTTCTCGGGGAACATTCGAGGGATGTTGACCGAGGTCGTCAGTTGCGGCAATCCAGACGCAGCGACGGCGGTGATGACTGTGAACAACGCGACCACGATGATCGGATACTTCATGAACCGGGCCGCGAAGGCTTCCCAGGCGTGACCGATGTTCGACCGCCATTTTTCTACTGGCAGAGGATCGATGTCTTCTTCGTTTGCCTTTGCAAGTGCCGCGCGGTGTTTGATTCGATGGCGTTTGCCGTGCCACTGCATGGCACCAGGCAGCAGCAACAACAACAGCAACAAAGTGCCAAACACCGATCCCGCGGCGATGAACCCAAACGCACTGACCGGGACCAAACGAACCAAGCCAAGCGATCCCAGTCCGATGATGGTTGTCGTTGCCGCCAG of the Rhodopirellula baltica SH 1 genome contains:
- a CDS encoding efflux RND transporter permease subunit → MPLKSLADQATTYRVRFCIGLLAVCILAPLAARDSARALSTMYNAPALWLPEDMPVRKQYDDFSELFQGQDVLMIGWDGAKIGAEEVDQAAQALLPLVQPTSDRPAYLEGVSSGQRVFDVLTSPPTSFSERATRARLKGSLVGEDGEQTIVLATFSEAGNLNRQEVLAQARQLVSDRIGVPEDQIYTAGPPTDGALVDAEAQGSIDRFTLPSVIVGALICVFCLRSIVLTAIIIIVAVIGQGMSLAMVLYSGIEMNAILIVLPPLVFVLTASAGIHLCNYYRDAMCSDPTIDPTAATRQAMQAGILPCWLAATTTIIGLGSLGLVRLVPVSAFGFIAAGSVFGTLLLLLLLLPGAMQWHGKRHRIKHRAALAKANEEDIDPLPVEKWRSNIGHAWEAFAARFMKYPIIVVALFTVITAVAASGLPQLTTSVNIPRMFPENSRIRTDYAWFEEHIGPTINAEVVVQFPPDSMPDPIDRFRLVRDVDDHLRSTELVGGVFSARSFLPSPPSKKSRSIRSTVLEANIRKQLEDPDSPLQDAGYIAIDKKGNQLWRISFRFPFDEAIDYRTEFQRVQAEVIPILESAGEGISPQFTGGVPMTTESQDVLLQDLFRSFLAAFGIVAIIMMLLLRSFTGGLVAMFPNLFPTITLFGTMGLLETPLDIGSVMTASVALGIAVDGTIHFLTKFQSQSRKGKARTEASLAALHKCGPAMWQTTAVCAISPLVYGLSDFQPTQRFAFMMFGLLLAALVGDVLLLPALLASPLGRFLTPKTPKQKPATTR
- a CDS encoding sulfatase family protein, coding for MIKYWIAAAWVGCCFLSPALLSSVDAADSDALPPPNILWLTSEDNGPQLGCYGDEYADTPNLDKLATRSLRYEKCWSNAPVCAPARTTLISGMYATSLGGEHMRSGVRVPEDFKFYPNVLREAGYFCTNNSKTDYNFADTAAIQSWHECDGKAHFRHREREDQPFFSVFNFTISHESKIRNEHTLVHDPDKAPVPAYQPNVHTVRRDWAQYYDRLTEMDAMCGKILKQLEEDGLTDSTIVFYYGDHGSGMPRSKRWPYNSGLHVPFLLHVPEKYKHLAPADYNSGGVSDRMVSFVDMGPTAISLAGAKLPSTMQGVPFAGQLNGKPKDYLFGYRGRMDERVDMVRSCTDGRYVYIRHFHPERIYFAYIDYMFQTPTTQIWKKMFDAGELNEAQSKVWQVKPLEELFDLEADPDEVNNLVSNPAHADKLNAMRSELRNWMKSTTDLGVVPEAEMHRLAGNKPPRQWALSSDLDWSHLVDMAWDTTTAWNGLTDQKLQDLRELCTSQSSIDRYWGTRGLTLAMLSPSSTLEPDAHAAALRLLDPIAAKGESPIVRAAACEGLLVAGNDSQREHAKETLLQFANVNNEGHFVAMTALNLIDNHRQELDWDVKSALRKVPTKGDNPPKRADKYVESLLKYLLAN